From Drosophila yakuba strain Tai18E2 chromosome 2L, Prin_Dyak_Tai18E2_2.1, whole genome shotgun sequence, one genomic window encodes:
- the LOC6528234 gene encoding zinc finger protein Noc yields the protein MVVLEGGGGVVTIGNNQYLQPDYLAPLPTTMDAKKSPLALLAQTCSQIGADSSAVKPLLAMDKNKTKPGACSSSSNSSSSSSSAEISAAKSPSGQAKSPKSSTPISSTATSTSLGNTSTGEIKLAFKPYETNVLSHQNQNSFKSSSSLEAEPTRPSSKNSSSAQERVPSRSKSNATPTDGGKVEISAHDSSSSRKTVSPSGSSQRGASPIVRSGMEVLNNANGTAQHPKEMSSMAAAAAAAAAAYKAAGPYGLNPLSALCCPPGMEQHANPAFRPPFAGGFSHHHAAMLAVAANGVYPGGAPGGGPAGQPNPYISYQRIKTPAGGEAIVPVCKDPYCQGCPYSAHTQQMLMGAPCPAGCTQCEHQKYGLAMASAAGLPPAHPYSQAAAAAAANAAAARSAPYVCSWVVGDAYCGKRFQTSDELFSHLRTHTGNLSDPAAAAAALAQSQAQSLLGTLFPPSALRAGYPTPPLSPMSAAAAAARYHPYAKPPPGAMAGGPSPFGAAGAFNPAAAAAAAALGPYYSPYAMYGQRMGAAHQ from the coding sequence ATGGACGCCAAAAAGAGTCCCTTGGCTCTGCTCGCACAGACTTGCTCCCAAATTGGAGCGGACTCGTCGGCGGTGAAACCCCTGTTGGCGATGGACAAGAACAAGACAAAGCCCGGAGCCTGCTCCTCGTCGTCGAACTCATCGAGTTCCTCGAGCAGTGCTGAGATCTCGGCAGCCAAGTCGCCCTCCGGCCAGGCCAAATCGCCCAAGTCGAGCACTCCAATCAGCTCGACGGCAACCAGCACAAGTCTGGGTAACACCAGCACCGGAGAGATCAAGCTGGCCTTTAAGCCCTACGAGACCAATGTGCTGAGCCACCAGAACCAGAACTCCTTCAAAAGCAGCTCCTCTCTGGAGGCGGAACCCACGCGTCCCAGCTCCAAGAACTCCTCGTCCGCCCAGGAGCGAGTGCCATCGCGCAGCAAATccaatgccacgcccacagatGGCGGCAAGGTGGAGATCTCCGCGCACGATTCCTCATCCAGCCGGAAGACTGTCTCCCCGTCGGGATCGTCGCAACGCGGCGCCAGTCCCATTGTGCGCTCCGGCATGGAGGTGCTGAACAATGCCAACGGCACCGCCCAGCATCCCAAGGAGATGAGCAGCatggcagcggcggcagcagcagcagcagcggcttACAAGGCCGCCGGACCCTATGGCCTGAATCCCCTGTCCGCCCTGTGCTGCCCGCCCGGAATGGAGCAGCACGCCAATCCCGCTTTCCGGCCACCCTTTGCCGGAGGATTCTCACACCACCACGCCGCCATGTTGGCGGTGGCCGCCAATGGAGTGTATCCAGGAGGGGCTCCCGGCGGCGGACCAGCCGGACAGCCCAATCCGTACATCAGCTACCAGCGCATCAAGACACCAGCTGGCGGAGAGGCCATAGTGCCCGTTTGCAAGGATCCGTACTGCCAGGGCTGTCCCTACTCGGCGCACACGCAACAAATGCTCATGGGCGCCCCCTGCCCCGCCGGATGCACCCAGTGCGAGCACCAGAAATACGGCCTGGCCATGGCCAGTGCCGCCGGACTGCCACCAGCTCATCCGTACTCCCAGGCGGCGGCCGCGGCTGCGGCAAACGCGGCGGCAGCCCGCTCGGCACCCTACGTGTGCAGTTGGGTGGTGGGCGATGCCTACTGCGGCAAGCGGTTCCAGACCTCCGACGAGCTCTTCTCCCACCTGCGCACCCACACGGGCAACCTCTCCGATccggcggctgctgcggcggccTTGGCCCAATCGCAGGCTCAATCCCTGCTGGGAACCCTATTCCCGCCATCGGCTCTGCGGGCTGGCTATCCCACGCCACCACTGAGCCCCATGTCGGCGGCTGCGGCAGCGGCGAGGTATCATCCCTACGCCAAGCCACCACCAGGCGCCATGGCCGGAGGACCCTCGCCCTTCGGCGCCGCTGGAGCCTTCAATCCCGCCGCAGCGGCTGCGGCAGCTGCTCTGGGACCCTACTACTCGCCATACGCCATGTACGGCCAGAGGATGGGAGCGGCTCATCAGTGA